In Candidatus Eisenbacteria bacterium, the DNA window CCGCACTCCTCGAGCCATTCGAGGGGTACTTCGTCCACTCGTCCGAGGTGGAGACGCTCTGGGTGCTGCCGCGGGCCGCGGCTCCGGTCTCGTCGCCGGCCGTGACGCGCCTCGAAGCAAGCTCCAATGGCTCGTGGCGGTTCCGTCTTCGGGCGCGCACCCAAAGCGCGGAGGACGGCAGCAATGACTTCGGCGTCGCTGGGACTTCCACCTTCGACTTCAGAAAGTGGTCGAAGCCGCCGCGGCCGCCCGGACCCTGGGTGAGGATCGGATTCACTCGCCCCGAAAGTGGCGCGGACCAAACGTATCGCCGCGACCTTCGTCCCCCGGGCGCCGCGGGGGAGACATGGGAGATCGAGGTCCGTAGCGGATCGGCGGGCGAGGTCGTGACGGTGGAAGGAGCGCCCATCATCTCACCGCCCCCAGGCCTCGCGATGAAGCTCATCGACCGGGAGACGGGGGAGATCATCTCGGCCGCCAGGGCCGACATCGCGTTCGCGTACCGCATCGTCTCTCGTGGAGCAGCGCCATACCGGCTGGCTGTCGTTGCTGG includes these proteins:
- a CDS encoding FlgD immunoglobulin-like domain containing protein encodes the protein VPLAVGWNAIGNPFDFPVAWADVRRDSIAVGEPVAFDWMGGSIGDYSEDTPALLEPFEGYFVHSSEVETLWVLPRAAAPVSSPAVTRLEASSNGSWRFRLRARTQSAEDGSNDFGVAGTSTFDFRKWSKPPRPPGPWVRIGFTRPESGADQTYRRDLRPPGAAGETWEIEVRSGSAGEVVTVEGAPIISPPPGLAMKLIDRETGEIISAARADIAFAYRIVSRGAAPYRLAVVAGSEQYVAAAVQKSLSVPARVTLDPNAPNPFHNATRLRFGMPRADEVTLEVFSVLGQRIAVPVDRSRFAPGHHSIVWDGATAAGEQAPAGVYLFRLKVGNESVVRRAIRLP